The proteins below come from a single Vidua chalybeata isolate OUT-0048 chromosome 1, bVidCha1 merged haplotype, whole genome shotgun sequence genomic window:
- the NOD1 gene encoding nucleotide-binding oligomerization domain-containing protein 1 isoform X1, with translation MEGQLCANVDISVNKPPAASPQSFIGLLKVHRELLVGRIRNTQCLIDNLIKNDYFSTEDAEIVVQFPTQADKVRKILDLVQSKGEEISEYFIYVLQKVTDAYYELQPWLDEIGYKPSENISSKPVVNTDPVSRYCQKLRHELGRDSKFFMLYAQKEEMLLEEIYSNSIMELVNFTNESLGQVGQLEALFDDAVGLINEDGETVYVYGDAGIGKSILLQKIQSLWARKELDIGAKFFFRFRCRMFSCFKEDEAICLKDLLFKYNCYPDQDPTEVFHHILQFPHTVLFTFDGFDEIYSNFDLSSVPEICSPNEPIHPLALLISLLRGKLLKGSKKILTARTGTEIQKNIIRKKVLLRGFSRNNLKEYTAMFFKDEQRRALVSNQLEANPNLCSLCSVPLFCWIIFKCFEHFHSMFDSHELPDSSVTLTDVFLLMIEVHLNRSVKTSLLKSNIRSQAEMFKSRKESLLALGKMAYKGMENSSFIFEQEEVLSANISEEDLQLGFLRTVKGYSGCDSQATYEFLHLTLQSFFTALFLVMEEKVGTKELLEFFNECSSLETAQPTCLRIPWLNKQLAGEDPFQNKEHFNFTNMFLCGLLSGSRQKLFRHLVSPAVIKRKRKTLITYLGESMKSHLKGYTRSRLKSYNQVQMQPNFVWMLRCLYETQSEKVGRMAARRMHANYIKLAYCNACSADCSAISFLLHHFQKHLALDLDNNNINDYGIKQLQPCFSKLAVIRLSVNQVTDHGVRILYEELSKYQIVSFLGLYNNQITDVGAKYVAKLIEECSSLEYVKIGANKITSEGGKCLAQAIQKSKTMFEIGMWGNQVGDEGAKAFAEALRNHPRLTNVSLAFNGITTEGGKSIAEAMQHNNSVRIFWLTKNELDDEAAMSFAEMLKVNKKLVHLWLIQNQITAKGVKCLSEALKENTTIQEICLNGNLISQEEAKAFENEERIICF, from the exons GTTCGCAAAATTCTAGACTTGGTTCAAAGCAAGGGAGAAGAAATTTCGGAATATTTCATCTATGTCCTGCAGAAAGTCACTGATGCTTACTATGAGCTTCAGCCTTGGCTGGATGAAATAGGTTACAAGCCTTCAGAGAATATTAGTAGTAAACCTGTGGTAAATACAGATCCAG TTAGCAGGTATTGCCAGAAACTCAGACATGAACTGGGACGGGACTCCAAGTTTTTTATGTTGTATGCTCAGAAGGAGGAGATGCTGCTTGAAGAAATCTACTCCAACAGTATTATGGAACTGGTCAATTTTACCAATGAGAGTCTTGGCCAGGTGGGTCAATTAGAAGCCCTTTTTGATGATGCAGTTGGGCTAATTAATGAAGATGGAGAGACTGTTTATGTCTACGGTGATGCAGGAATTGGAAAATCCATCTTGTTGCAAAAGATACAAAGCCTTTGGGCCAGAAAGGAATTGGACATAGGGGCCAAGTTTTTCTTCCGTTTTCGTTGTAGGATGTTTAGCTGTTTCAAGGAAGATGAAGCCATATGTTTGAAAGACCTGCTCTTCAAATATAATTGCTACCCAGACCAGGACCCCACAGAAGTGTTCCATCACATTTTGCAATTCCCTCATACAGTTCTTTTCACTTTTGATGGCTTTGATGAGATCTATTCCAATTTTGATCTCAGCAGCGTACCTGAGATATGTTCACCCAATGAACCCATCCACCCCCTGGCACTGCTCATAAGCCTTCTCAGAGGAAAGCTTCTTAAGGGGTCCAAGAAAATTCTTACTGCCAGGACAGGAACTGAGATCCAAAAAAACATCATTAGGAAGAAAGTGTTGCTCCGCGGTTTCTCCAGGAATAACCTGAAGGAATACACAGCTATGTTTTTCAAAGATGAGCAGCGACGAGCACTGGTATCAAACCAGTTGGAAGCTAACCCAAATCTCTGCAGTTTGTGTTCAGTGCCTTTATTTTGCTGGATTATCTTTAAATGCTTTGAGCACTTCCACTCCATGTTTGACAGCCACGAGCTTCCAGACAGTTCTGTTACATTAACAGATGTATTTTTGCTCATGATTGAAGTGCACCTGAACCGATCTGTGAAAACAAGTTTGCTGAAGAGCAATATCAGGAGCCAAGCAGAGATGTTCAAATCAAGAAAGGAAAGTCTTCTAGCTTTGGGTAAAATGGCATACAAAGGGATGGAGAACTCTTCCTTTATCTTTGAGCAGGAGGAAGTCTTATCGGCAAACATCTCTGAAGAAGATTTGCAATTGGGCTTTCTCAGGACAGTTAAAGGTTACAGTGGCTGTGACAGTCAGGCCACTTATGAGTTCTTGCACTTAACCCTTCAGtcttttttcacagctttgttCTTGGTTATGGAGGAGAAGGTGGGTACCAAGGAGTTACTTGAGTTTTTCAATGAATGTTCTTCCCTGGAGACTGCCCAGCCTACTTGCCTTCGTATCCCGTGGTTGAATAAACAACTAGCAGGGGAGGATCCTTTCCAAAATAAAGAACACTTTAATTTTACCAACATGTTTCTTTGTGGCCTACTTTCTGGATCCAGGCAGAAGCTCTTCAGACATTTAGTTTCACCTGCGGTCAttaagagaaagagaaaaacactcATCACATACCTTGGGGAGAGCATGAAATCCCACCTGAAAGGCTACACTCGGTCCAGGCTTAAAAGCTACAATCAGGTGCAGATGCAGCCCAACTTTGTGTGGATGCTGAGGTGCCTGTACGAGACGCAGAGTGAGAAGGTGGGGAGGATGGCAGCCCGCCGCATGCACGCCAACTACATCAAGCTGGCCTACTGCAACGCCTGCTCTGCTGACTGCAGCgccatttcctttcttctgcacCACTTCCAAAAGCACCTGGCTCTGGATTTGGACAACAACAACATCAATGACTATGGAATAAAACAGCTGCAACCTTGTTTCAGCAAGCTTGCAGTGATCAG GCTCAGTGTAAATCAGGTCACAGATCACGGCGTAAGGATCTTGTATGAAGAACTCTCCAAATACCAAATTGTATCTTTCTTGGG CTTATACAACAACCAAATCACTGATGTTGGAGCCAAATATGTTGCAAAATTAATTGAAGAGTGTTCAAGCCTGGAATATGTTAA AATAGGAGCAAACAAAATAACGAGCGAAGGAGGGAAGTGCCTTGCCCAGGCCATCCAGAAGAGCAAGACAATGTTTGAAATTGG GATGTGGGGTAATCAAGTTGGAGATGAAGGAGCAAAAGCATTTGCAGAGGCCCTGAGGAACCACCCCAGGTTAACAAACGTGAG TCTTGCATTCAATGGCATCACAACAGAGGGAGGCAAAAGTATTGCTGAAGCCATGCAGCACAACAACTCCGTGAGAATATTCTG GTTGACTAAAAATGAGCTGGATGATGAGGCAGCAATGAGTTTTGCAGAGATGCTGAAGGTCAACAAGAAACTGGTGCATTTATG GCTTATCCAGAATCAAATTACAGCCAAAGGGGTGAAGTGCCTCAGCGAAGCTCTCAAGGAGAACACAACTATTCAAGAAATCTG CTTGAATGGGAACCTGATAAGCCAAGAAGAGGCcaaagcttttgaaaatgaagaGCGGATCATTTGCTTTTGA
- the NOD1 gene encoding nucleotide-binding oligomerization domain-containing protein 1 isoform X2, which produces MEGQLCANVDISVNKPPAASPQSFIGLLKVHRELLVGRIRNTQCLIDNLIKNDYFSTEDAEIVVQFPTQADKVRKILDLVQSKGEEISEYFIYVLQKVTDAYYELQPWLDEIGYKPSENISSKPVVNTDPVSRYCQKLRHELGRDSKFFMLYAQKEEMLLEEIYSNSIMELVNFTNESLGQVGQLEALFDDAVGLINEDGETVYVYGDAGIGKSILLQKIQSLWARKELDIGAKFFFRFRCRMFSCFKEDEAICLKDLLFKYNCYPDQDPTEVFHHILQFPHTVLFTFDGFDEIYSNFDLSSVPEICSPNEPIHPLALLISLLRGKLLKGSKKILTARTGTEIQKNIIRKKVLLRGFSRNNLKEYTAMFFKDEQRRALVSNQLEANPNLCSLCSVPLFCWIIFKCFEHFHSMFDSHELPDSSVTLTDVFLLMIEVHLNRSVKTSLLKSNIRSQAEMFKSRKESLLALGKMAYKGMENSSFIFEQEEVLSANISEEDLQLGFLRTVKGYSGCDSQATYEFLHLTLQSFFTALFLVMEEKVGTKELLEFFNECSSLETAQPTCLRIPWLNKQLAGEDPFQNKEHFNFTNMFLCGLLSGSRQKLFRHLVSPAVIKRKRKTLITYLGESMKSHLKGYTRSRLKSYNQVQMQPNFVWMLRCLYETQSEKVGRMAARRMHANYIKLAYCNACSADCSAISFLLHHFQKHLALDLDNNNINDYGIKQLQPCFSKLAVIRLSVNQVTDHGVRILYEELSKYQIVSFLGLYNNQITDVGAKYVAKLIEECSSLEYVKIGANKITSEGGKCLAQAIQKSKTMFEIGMWGNQVGDEGAKAFAEALRNHPRLTNVSLAFNGITTEGGKSIAEAMQHNNSVRIFWLTKNELDDEAAMSFAEMLKVNKKLVHLCLILNPEGFMQPVTWNGTAVRLTMVD; this is translated from the exons GTTCGCAAAATTCTAGACTTGGTTCAAAGCAAGGGAGAAGAAATTTCGGAATATTTCATCTATGTCCTGCAGAAAGTCACTGATGCTTACTATGAGCTTCAGCCTTGGCTGGATGAAATAGGTTACAAGCCTTCAGAGAATATTAGTAGTAAACCTGTGGTAAATACAGATCCAG TTAGCAGGTATTGCCAGAAACTCAGACATGAACTGGGACGGGACTCCAAGTTTTTTATGTTGTATGCTCAGAAGGAGGAGATGCTGCTTGAAGAAATCTACTCCAACAGTATTATGGAACTGGTCAATTTTACCAATGAGAGTCTTGGCCAGGTGGGTCAATTAGAAGCCCTTTTTGATGATGCAGTTGGGCTAATTAATGAAGATGGAGAGACTGTTTATGTCTACGGTGATGCAGGAATTGGAAAATCCATCTTGTTGCAAAAGATACAAAGCCTTTGGGCCAGAAAGGAATTGGACATAGGGGCCAAGTTTTTCTTCCGTTTTCGTTGTAGGATGTTTAGCTGTTTCAAGGAAGATGAAGCCATATGTTTGAAAGACCTGCTCTTCAAATATAATTGCTACCCAGACCAGGACCCCACAGAAGTGTTCCATCACATTTTGCAATTCCCTCATACAGTTCTTTTCACTTTTGATGGCTTTGATGAGATCTATTCCAATTTTGATCTCAGCAGCGTACCTGAGATATGTTCACCCAATGAACCCATCCACCCCCTGGCACTGCTCATAAGCCTTCTCAGAGGAAAGCTTCTTAAGGGGTCCAAGAAAATTCTTACTGCCAGGACAGGAACTGAGATCCAAAAAAACATCATTAGGAAGAAAGTGTTGCTCCGCGGTTTCTCCAGGAATAACCTGAAGGAATACACAGCTATGTTTTTCAAAGATGAGCAGCGACGAGCACTGGTATCAAACCAGTTGGAAGCTAACCCAAATCTCTGCAGTTTGTGTTCAGTGCCTTTATTTTGCTGGATTATCTTTAAATGCTTTGAGCACTTCCACTCCATGTTTGACAGCCACGAGCTTCCAGACAGTTCTGTTACATTAACAGATGTATTTTTGCTCATGATTGAAGTGCACCTGAACCGATCTGTGAAAACAAGTTTGCTGAAGAGCAATATCAGGAGCCAAGCAGAGATGTTCAAATCAAGAAAGGAAAGTCTTCTAGCTTTGGGTAAAATGGCATACAAAGGGATGGAGAACTCTTCCTTTATCTTTGAGCAGGAGGAAGTCTTATCGGCAAACATCTCTGAAGAAGATTTGCAATTGGGCTTTCTCAGGACAGTTAAAGGTTACAGTGGCTGTGACAGTCAGGCCACTTATGAGTTCTTGCACTTAACCCTTCAGtcttttttcacagctttgttCTTGGTTATGGAGGAGAAGGTGGGTACCAAGGAGTTACTTGAGTTTTTCAATGAATGTTCTTCCCTGGAGACTGCCCAGCCTACTTGCCTTCGTATCCCGTGGTTGAATAAACAACTAGCAGGGGAGGATCCTTTCCAAAATAAAGAACACTTTAATTTTACCAACATGTTTCTTTGTGGCCTACTTTCTGGATCCAGGCAGAAGCTCTTCAGACATTTAGTTTCACCTGCGGTCAttaagagaaagagaaaaacactcATCACATACCTTGGGGAGAGCATGAAATCCCACCTGAAAGGCTACACTCGGTCCAGGCTTAAAAGCTACAATCAGGTGCAGATGCAGCCCAACTTTGTGTGGATGCTGAGGTGCCTGTACGAGACGCAGAGTGAGAAGGTGGGGAGGATGGCAGCCCGCCGCATGCACGCCAACTACATCAAGCTGGCCTACTGCAACGCCTGCTCTGCTGACTGCAGCgccatttcctttcttctgcacCACTTCCAAAAGCACCTGGCTCTGGATTTGGACAACAACAACATCAATGACTATGGAATAAAACAGCTGCAACCTTGTTTCAGCAAGCTTGCAGTGATCAG GCTCAGTGTAAATCAGGTCACAGATCACGGCGTAAGGATCTTGTATGAAGAACTCTCCAAATACCAAATTGTATCTTTCTTGGG CTTATACAACAACCAAATCACTGATGTTGGAGCCAAATATGTTGCAAAATTAATTGAAGAGTGTTCAAGCCTGGAATATGTTAA AATAGGAGCAAACAAAATAACGAGCGAAGGAGGGAAGTGCCTTGCCCAGGCCATCCAGAAGAGCAAGACAATGTTTGAAATTGG GATGTGGGGTAATCAAGTTGGAGATGAAGGAGCAAAAGCATTTGCAGAGGCCCTGAGGAACCACCCCAGGTTAACAAACGTGAG TCTTGCATTCAATGGCATCACAACAGAGGGAGGCAAAAGTATTGCTGAAGCCATGCAGCACAACAACTCCGTGAGAATATTCTG GTTGACTAAAAATGAGCTGGATGATGAGGCAGCAATGAGTTTTGCAGAGATGCTGAAGGTCAACAAGAAACTGGTGCATTTATG CCTCATCCTGAATCCTGAGGGATTCATGCAACCAGTCACATGGAATGGTACAGCTGTGAGGCTCACCATGGTAGACTGA